Proteins encoded in a region of the Clostridium butyricum genome:
- the pulA gene encoding type I pullulanase, translated as MNLLGNDYNNYTGILGAQYSKEGTKFILWAPNANNVRLALFGKDCKEYTNSPEEILDMNRGEQGTWTIEVNRDLNGEFYNYLVTNSGNEREVIDPYAKAVGVNGNRGMVINLRETDPIDFCKDEKPELTSAASSIIYEIHVRDFSINENSGIKAERRGKFIAFCEQGTTLKGKYIETGIDYLKRIGITHIHLLPSFDYETVDESNLEVPQYNWGYDPKNYFVPEGSYSTNPYRGEKRIREFKEMVQSLHKNGIRVIMDMVYNHTYRTHDSNLNLAVPGYYYRQDINGNFSNGSGCGNELASERYMVRKLILDSILYWAKEYHIDGFRFDLMGLHDIETMHIIRKELDAIDPSILMYGEGWTGGGTPLKSDQAAIKQNIIKFEKSQIAAFSDDTRDGVKGHVFNINERGYINGREGLEDTIKFCIVGATGQLGINYDRVIYSHWSWANEPYQCINYISAHDNYTLWDKLTMSNREDSIEKRKSMNKLAAAIVLTSQGIPFFQAGEEFLRSKKNDDGSFNHDSYNAPDKVNGLDWNRAYDYRDIVEYYRGLIKLRKKYRAFRMNSSEEIRKNLSFLNKGESFYKDNVVAYKIEDNSGRNLCNTIVVIFNPNDEETFIDLKECGWSVLVNKEKAGVEEIYSIEGNNITVPSKCAHVLIKK; from the coding sequence ATGAATTTATTAGGTAATGATTATAATAATTATACAGGTATACTTGGTGCTCAATATTCAAAAGAAGGTACAAAATTTATATTATGGGCTCCAAATGCTAATAATGTCAGATTAGCATTGTTTGGAAAAGACTGTAAGGAGTATACCAATAGTCCCGAAGAAATATTAGATATGAACAGAGGAGAACAAGGCACTTGGACAATAGAAGTAAATAGAGATCTTAATGGAGAATTTTATAATTATTTAGTTACAAACAGTGGAAATGAAAGAGAAGTTATAGATCCTTATGCGAAAGCTGTTGGAGTTAATGGAAATAGAGGTATGGTAATAAATCTAAGGGAAACTGATCCAATTGATTTTTGTAAAGACGAAAAACCTGAATTAACTAGTGCAGCAAGTTCGATAATATATGAAATTCATGTAAGAGACTTTTCAATTAATGAAAATTCAGGAATAAAAGCTGAAAGAAGAGGAAAATTTATAGCTTTTTGTGAACAAGGGACAACACTTAAAGGAAAATATATAGAAACTGGTATTGATTATTTAAAAAGGATTGGAATAACTCATATACACTTATTGCCCAGTTTTGATTATGAGACAGTTGATGAATCTAATTTAGAAGTTCCACAGTATAATTGGGGGTATGATCCCAAAAATTATTTTGTACCTGAAGGTTCATATTCTACTAATCCCTATAGAGGTGAAAAGAGAATACGAGAATTTAAAGAGATGGTTCAGAGCCTTCACAAAAATGGAATAAGAGTTATTATGGATATGGTATATAATCATACCTATAGAACTCATGATTCAAATTTAAATCTTGCAGTACCTGGATATTATTACAGACAAGATATAAATGGAAATTTCTCTAATGGTTCAGGATGTGGAAATGAACTGGCATCAGAAAGATATATGGTAAGAAAGTTGATTTTAGATTCCATTTTATATTGGGCAAAGGAATATCATATTGATGGATTTAGATTTGACCTTATGGGTCTTCATGATATTGAAACCATGCATATAATACGAAAAGAACTTGATGCAATAGATCCTTCAATTTTAATGTATGGAGAAGGATGGACAGGGGGTGGAACACCTCTTAAAAGTGATCAGGCAGCAATAAAACAAAATATAATTAAATTTGAAAAAAGTCAGATTGCAGCTTTTAGCGATGATACAAGAGATGGTGTTAAAGGGCATGTTTTCAATATAAATGAAAGAGGATATATTAATGGAAGAGAAGGTCTTGAAGACACAATAAAATTTTGTATTGTAGGGGCAACAGGGCAACTAGGAATTAATTATGATAGAGTTATATATTCACATTGGTCATGGGCTAATGAGCCTTATCAATGTATAAATTATATATCTGCACATGACAACTATACTCTTTGGGATAAGTTGACTATGTCAAATAGAGAAGATTCCATAGAAAAAAGAAAAAGTATGAACAAACTTGCAGCAGCAATAGTTCTTACTTCTCAAGGAATACCATTTTTTCAAGCTGGAGAAGAATTTTTAAGAAGCAAAAAAAATGATGATGGAAGTTTTAATCATGATAGCTATAATGCACCAGATAAAGTAAATGGTTTAGACTGGAATAGGGCATATGATTATAGGGATATTGTAGAATATTATAGAGGATTAATTAAATTAAGAAAAAAATATAGAGCATTTCGAATGAATTCAAGTGAAGAAATACGAAAAAATTTATCTTTTTTGAATAAAGGTGAAAGCTTTTATAAAGACAATGTAGTTGCATACAAAATAGAAGATAATAGTGGAAGAAATTTATGTAATACTATAGTGGTAATATTTAATCCTAATGATGAAGAAACTTTTATAGATTTAAAAGAATGTGGATGGAGTGTTCTTGTAAACAAAGAAAAAGCAGGAGTAGAAGAAATTTATTCAATAGAGGGTAATAATATAACAGTTCCATCAAAATGTGCACATGTATTGATAAAAAAATGA